In Cryptomeria japonica chromosome 5, Sugi_1.0, whole genome shotgun sequence, the genomic window aagtgtgttcgCAGGGGAGGTACATTTGAAGGTGGGCCCATTTAAGATAGCATACACTAAATCAAtgcttagtgtgtgctgtttaacGCTGGCCGAAATTCATTGGTAGATATGCATGCATATTTTAAAGCACAGAAAGGGCGTGTGAATTATTTTTTAGAATGTCTCAAAAGATGCCATCTaaggaatgaaatgaaatgattgtagAATGTTCTCAAAATGGATTGTGCAAGGAAGCTCTCAAAATCTTTTATTTAATGAAGCACTCTGGAACACATTCTAAGATTGTAAGATTTGTTTGTACATGTGCACGCCGCGGTCATGCGGGCTTAATGAATAAGAGCTACACATACTTCAACCACATGAGAGGATTACTTACATAGTTGATCAATAGGTGCCCATAGTTAATCTTCATGACAGTGGCGGCTATCTTGAGAACACCCGAACTCTATTATTAAGATGCTATTTACACCCGTGGTGGTTGTGAGGACGTGCTTTCTTGGTGCTTGCAGATCACATATGATTTAACTGAAACGTTCGCACAGGCAGCAGATCTATGCACATTTGGAGAAAATGTTGTGGCAAAATAAGGGCAACAACCTTTGATGTGGAGGGACATGCCACCAGTTTTGGCTATCCTAATTTTCTCAGAACACATTACCCTGCAACTAAAATGGCTAGCTCTATCTCACTTATTGTGGCTCATGGCGCGAGACGTGTTGGTAAAACAATCACAGATGAGCTTGCATACAACACAGCAGGGAAAAACAAAATCTATGGAGCTCCTAAAAACCCAGCTATAGCTCTACGAATCCCTTGGCGATGTTCAAGTGGTTTTGCTGAAGCTATTACAACTAAGCTTGTGGACTTTGATCTTGGTACTGATACAGATGGAAGCATGAGAATTTCGGCTGTATTCTGTGGAATTTTTGGCTTCCATCCTTCTTGTGGTTCTGTTTCTTCTTTTGTTGTTGTGCCAATGGTGCAAAGTTTAATTGAGACTGTAGGGTGACATGGGGCTGCCAGGGAGATTCAGTGTATACATCAGAGAAGCAGTTTTGTTTATGAATATTGGTGCAGAGAAATGGGAGATTCATTCAATGCGATGTAGTGCGACAGTATATGTTGATCACAACATGACCTTGTTGGATTTTTAGGTTCAGCCTGACATGCTTATTTTTCCTGTCACTATGATATTCGAGTTGGATCCTTATGAATAATATATACTCGTTATTACAAAGGGATGTTGGAATTCAAATTACTCAACATTCGTGTTTACAATGAAAACCTTTTATGTTACAAGATTTTATCAAGGATCCCTTTTCTCATGTAATGAATATATTACCAACCACAACAATTCAAAACCTTTGAATATATTTGCAAGGGTAGTAGAAAACTATAAACACTTTGACAACATTTATTGGTGACTTGGGGTATACACTAAATACTCCATGAAAGAAAGGAACTTGATTGAAAAGGGCCTTAAGATACATGGAAAATAATCATTTTTTTGATAGAATGTATTTGGTACTAATGATGTAGATTTATATCATTATGGGTTGGTCAATCTAACAAGAGAGGCCTTATGTATAACGTGTGATTCTAAAATGTATTAATCAGGTTGATGTATGAGTTTTTATTTGAAAATGGTTTTCTTGAGTATGATGAAAATATAAAGGAAATAGATGAATAATCAATAAATATAATTGAGGATTAGTTAgatgaataaaattttcacaatCGATTATAATATGTCTAGATAGATTCTAGATTTAACTGTGTGAACAGTTTTAAATGATAGAGGATTAATTGTCGAAGGTTTGgaaaaaatcattttcatttgaACTATCTAAGTTTGGATCTTAATTATGAGAACTTAATGATGGTCAGGCCTTGATTGAAGCTATTCAATTCTCAACATTTTACTCCATCTTTAGCTTATACCATCTTGTGCTTGCATGTGTAAAATGTCTATGAGTTCATGCTATAAAAAAAAGTTTAGACAAGTGTAGACAATGCTTGCGTA contains:
- the LOC131076645 gene encoding amidase 1-like, which codes for MASSISLIVAHGARRVGKTITDELAYNTAGKNKIYGAPKNPAIALRIPWRCSSGFAEAITTKLVDFDLGTDTDGSMRISAVFCGIFGFHPSCGSVSSFVVVPMVQSLIETVQPDMLIFPVTMIFELDPYE